In a single window of the Armatimonadota bacterium genome:
- a CDS encoding 4Fe-4S dicluster domain-containing protein — MARYAMVIDLDRCTGCRACMEACKVENNTPQANFWMYVFRFEEGEYPNTRVWFMPRPCMHCDNAPCVKVCPVGARYKRPDGLVATDFDRCIGCRYCEVACPYGVNYFNWKRPERNQYLDWMDREAVEALAGVTGGAVPPYKNPDLDLPQGPERRRTAGGGHLKGVIEKCTFCVHRVEKGLLPACVANCPLFALHFGDLDDPASKVSQLLRRRAHFRLLEYAGTEPRVYYLGGRAPGHEVRQIETVKARV; from the coding sequence ATGGCGCGCTATGCCATGGTCATCGACCTGGACCGCTGCACCGGCTGTCGGGCGTGCATGGAGGCCTGCAAAGTGGAGAACAACACCCCGCAGGCCAACTTCTGGATGTACGTCTTCCGGTTTGAGGAAGGCGAGTATCCCAATACGCGGGTGTGGTTCATGCCGCGGCCGTGCATGCACTGCGACAACGCCCCGTGCGTCAAGGTCTGCCCGGTGGGCGCCCGCTACAAGCGGCCGGACGGCCTGGTGGCCACCGACTTCGACCGGTGCATCGGCTGTCGGTACTGCGAAGTGGCCTGTCCCTACGGCGTCAACTACTTCAACTGGAAGCGGCCGGAGCGGAACCAGTACCTCGACTGGATGGACCGGGAGGCCGTGGAAGCCCTGGCCGGAGTGACCGGCGGGGCGGTTCCGCCGTACAAGAATCCGGACCTGGACCTCCCCCAGGGCCCAGAGCGCCGACGCACCGCTGGCGGCGGCCACCTCAAGGGGGTCATCGAGAAGTGCACCTTCTGTGTGCACCGGGTGGAGAAGGGCCTGCTCCCGGCCTGCGTGGCCAACTGCCCGCTGTTCGCCCTGCATTTTGGCGATCTGGACGATCCCGCGAGCAAGGTTTCCCAGCTGCTCAGGCGCCGGGCGCATTTTCGACTGCTGGAGTATGCCGGCACAGAGCCCCGCGTGTACTACCTGGGCGGCAGGGCGCCGGGGCACGAGGTCCGGCAGATCGAGACGGTGAAGGCGAGGGTGTAG
- a CDS encoding 4Fe-4S binding protein has translation MPAGPVPHAGVPGGTWVLLCGDLASSPAGIDPQAVARRLAAYMPSASVQVVPDLCTRTERTARHLTGRGSAAVLGLCRPMTSLAPLQAAMRRAGLDPLGVEIVALGLLARAVPASLAVERAVILTAAAAARVEAFSGSRPQHLRPVLPPAVSRRSLFALSWLEYQVVPAARADRCRADAGCALCVLACPHQALEATGGEIRLLKLRCTSCAVCVTACPHDAMEFPGFTAAEMDARTRALLDPLISPLQPRAILLSCAGSPALPALAGGIHPIPASWLPLEVPCAEMVPARWLLAFLARGAAAVGVVPCPNGCRTGGPGRIEGRVAFCRQLLARMGESEPRILTLPAEPAALARVLRQPLPGPGPGDPALPGAFAAGAAAQLLQHLARAYDAETVAVSHPFSPFGVLDVRDGCTLCGACAAVCPTGALALQRDEDEILIVDPARCVACGQCLPACPEPDVLHLGQVADLGRLAAGRTEVRRSRQRRCAACGAPIAPETMLQRIGVLLGDQHARARDVIARYCQDCRAASMSPI, from the coding sequence ATGCCGGCGGGTCCGGTCCCTCATGCCGGCGTTCCCGGGGGCACGTGGGTGCTGTTGTGCGGAGATCTGGCGTCCTCCCCTGCCGGGATCGACCCGCAGGCCGTGGCCCGACGGCTCGCGGCGTACATGCCTTCCGCCTCCGTCCAGGTGGTTCCCGACCTGTGCACGCGCACCGAGCGGACTGCCCGTCACCTCACGGGTAGAGGGTCGGCAGCGGTGCTGGGCCTGTGCCGCCCGATGACGTCGCTGGCGCCGCTCCAGGCGGCGATGCGCCGGGCCGGGCTCGATCCCCTGGGCGTCGAGATTGTTGCTCTGGGCCTTCTTGCCCGGGCGGTCCCCGCCTCTCTGGCGGTCGAGAGGGCCGTGATCCTGACGGCCGCGGCGGCGGCGCGAGTCGAGGCCTTCTCCGGCAGCCGGCCGCAGCATCTTCGCCCCGTCCTGCCCCCGGCCGTCAGCCGCAGGTCACTGTTTGCCCTCTCGTGGCTCGAATACCAGGTGGTGCCGGCGGCCCGGGCAGACCGGTGCCGGGCGGACGCCGGGTGTGCGCTGTGTGTGCTGGCCTGCCCCCACCAGGCCCTGGAAGCCACAGGCGGCGAGATTCGGCTGCTCAAACTCCGCTGCACGAGCTGTGCCGTATGCGTCACCGCCTGTCCGCACGATGCCATGGAGTTTCCCGGATTTACGGCCGCGGAGATGGACGCGCGGACACGGGCGCTCCTGGACCCGTTGATCAGCCCGCTTCAGCCCCGGGCGATCCTCTTGAGCTGCGCCGGGAGTCCTGCTCTACCTGCCCTGGCCGGAGGGATTCACCCGATCCCGGCATCCTGGCTGCCCTTGGAAGTCCCGTGCGCCGAGATGGTTCCTGCCCGATGGCTTCTCGCCTTTCTGGCCCGCGGCGCGGCGGCGGTGGGAGTTGTGCCCTGTCCGAACGGCTGCCGGACCGGTGGGCCGGGGCGGATCGAGGGGCGGGTGGCCTTCTGCCGGCAGCTGCTGGCGCGCATGGGGGAGTCGGAGCCGCGGATCCTAACGCTTCCCGCGGAGCCGGCAGCCCTCGCCCGGGTTCTCCGGCAGCCCCTGCCCGGTCCAGGCCCGGGCGATCCGGCGTTGCCCGGCGCCTTCGCCGCGGGCGCTGCCGCGCAGCTGCTCCAGCACCTGGCCCGCGCCTATGATGCGGAGACCGTTGCGGTGTCCCACCCTTTCTCCCCGTTCGGGGTTCTCGACGTCCGCGACGGGTGTACCCTCTGCGGCGCCTGTGCCGCCGTCTGCCCCACGGGGGCGCTCGCACTGCAGCGTGACGAAGACGAGATTTTGATCGTCGATCCCGCCAGGTGCGTCGCCTGCGGGCAGTGCCTGCCGGCCTGCCCAGAGCCTGACGTGCTACACCTGGGGCAGGTGGCGGATCTCGGTCGCCTCGCCGCCGGGCGGACCGAGGTGCGGCGGAGCCGCCAGCGTCGGTGCGCGGCGTGCGGCGCTCCGATCGCTCCCGAAACGATGCTGCAGCGGATCGGGGTCCTGCTGGGCGATCAGCATGCCAGGGCGCGGGATGTCATCGCCCGGTACTGCCAGGACTGCCGGGCCGCCTCGATGTCTCCGATATGA
- a CDS encoding molecular chaperone TorD family protein, producing the protein MPEQTLARLARFRAGAYRLLSQVFLYPEPRRVRSLQTMASGLLRQRALLSGLAVGLPWWAFLDTLRRLPHHQGEGLQTEYVRLFGLDGAGGPAPTESAFLVEDPRLAAAVVLAVEREYAAQGLAAAGPSGEPPDHAAVELEFMSALCGLEAAAWLQVSSEAGVSILSRERQFLSRHLGRWFPSLARAVGAAAQSGFYAQATAAADGFVHHDQDLIDLLSRLIAVGSGGEAARARDR; encoded by the coding sequence GTGCCTGAACAGACACTCGCCCGCCTGGCCCGGTTCCGGGCCGGGGCCTATCGGTTGCTGTCCCAGGTGTTCCTGTATCCCGAGCCGCGGAGGGTGCGCTCTCTCCAGACGATGGCCTCCGGGCTGTTGCGGCAGCGCGCACTGCTGTCCGGGCTGGCTGTGGGTCTCCCGTGGTGGGCGTTCCTGGACACCCTGCGGCGTCTGCCGCACCACCAGGGCGAAGGGCTGCAGACGGAGTACGTTCGCCTGTTCGGCCTGGACGGTGCTGGCGGTCCCGCGCCGACCGAGTCCGCCTTCCTCGTGGAAGACCCCAGACTGGCGGCAGCGGTCGTCCTGGCCGTCGAGCGGGAGTATGCGGCGCAGGGGCTTGCCGCCGCGGGACCATCGGGGGAGCCGCCCGACCATGCGGCCGTGGAGCTGGAGTTCATGTCCGCGCTCTGCGGCCTGGAGGCTGCGGCCTGGCTTCAGGTTTCGTCAGAGGCGGGGGTGTCGATCCTGTCCCGGGAGCGGCAATTCCTCAGCCGGCATCTCGGCCGGTGGTTTCCCTCCCTCGCCCGGGCGGTCGGTGCGGCTGCTCAGAGCGGGTTCTACGCGCAGGCGACGGCTGCGGCGGACGGCTTCGTCCACCACGATCAGGATCTCATCGACCTGCTGTCCCGGCTGATTGCCGTCGGCTCCGGCGGAGAGGCTGCCCGCGCGAGGGATCGGTGA
- the nrfD gene encoding NrfD/PsrC family molybdoenzyme membrane anchor subunit has protein sequence MVLRMDRIPYGVGQMSARVWLAIAVLLGVLAQGVNALYTQLTEGLVVTGLRDIGTMGGSSWGLYIAFDVYFVGVSFAGITTAALVRLLNLRHLRAVSRMAEVLTIISLILAAFSVLPDLGQPLRGIFHLLKYARPQSPFFGTFTMVIAGYLFASLVYFFLDGRRDAALCARRPGRLQWFYRLWASGYRDTPAERERHQRVSFWLSLAILPLLVIAHSTLGFVFGLQVGRPGWFSALQAPAFVILAGVSGVGLLIVIAAVVRRTLAAQDRLPPDVFRWLGNFLMVLTAAYIYFMLVDWLTATYAAPLHESRVTQAIFFGRYARIYWASVAALLLAFYLLLRQFLTGHTSIPVIVLSGILVNVAAVGKRLLIVVPSQTHGALLPYPPGTYSPTWVEYSIIGGLVSLGILLYVLFVKVFPIIELPEEDGGDG, from the coding sequence GTGGTCCTGCGGATGGATCGGATTCCCTACGGCGTCGGGCAGATGTCGGCGCGCGTTTGGCTCGCCATAGCGGTGCTGCTCGGTGTCCTCGCCCAGGGCGTCAACGCGCTGTACACCCAGCTGACCGAGGGACTGGTGGTCACGGGCCTGCGCGACATCGGCACGATGGGCGGGTCTTCGTGGGGGCTGTACATCGCCTTCGACGTCTACTTCGTCGGGGTGAGCTTCGCCGGGATCACCACGGCAGCGCTGGTGCGGTTGCTGAACCTGCGGCACCTGCGGGCGGTGTCCCGCATGGCGGAGGTGCTGACCATCATCTCGCTGATCCTGGCCGCCTTCAGCGTCCTGCCGGACCTGGGGCAGCCGCTGCGCGGCATTTTTCACCTGCTCAAATACGCCCGTCCCCAATCGCCGTTCTTCGGGACCTTCACCATGGTCATTGCGGGTTATCTGTTTGCCAGCCTGGTGTACTTTTTCCTGGACGGCCGCCGCGACGCCGCCCTCTGCGCCCGGAGACCGGGACGGCTGCAATGGTTCTACCGCCTGTGGGCGTCGGGGTACCGGGACACGCCGGCCGAGCGGGAGCGTCACCAGCGGGTCAGCTTCTGGCTGTCCCTGGCCATCCTCCCCTTGCTGGTCATCGCCCACTCCACACTGGGCTTCGTCTTCGGTCTGCAGGTCGGTCGGCCGGGCTGGTTCAGCGCGCTGCAGGCGCCGGCGTTCGTCATCCTGGCCGGCGTCTCCGGGGTCGGCTTGTTGATCGTCATCGCCGCGGTGGTGAGGCGCACGCTGGCGGCGCAGGATCGCCTCCCCCCCGACGTGTTCCGCTGGCTCGGCAATTTTCTGATGGTGCTAACCGCGGCCTACATTTATTTCATGCTCGTGGACTGGCTGACCGCCACCTACGCCGCGCCGTTGCACGAGAGCCGTGTCACCCAGGCGATCTTCTTCGGCCGGTACGCCCGGATCTACTGGGCCTCGGTCGCCGCTCTGCTCCTCGCCTTCTACCTGCTGCTGCGGCAGTTCCTCACCGGCCACACCAGCATTCCCGTCATCGTCCTGTCGGGGATCCTCGTGAACGTGGCCGCGGTGGGCAAACGCCTGCTGATCGTCGTGCCCTCGCAGACGCATGGGGCGCTGTTGCCATACCCGCCGGGCACCTACAGCCCGACGTGGGTGGAATACAGCATCATCGGGGGCCTGGTATCTCTGGGCATCCTCCTCTACGTCCTGTTCGTCAAGGTCTTTCCGATTATCGAGTTGCCAGAGGAAGACGGAGGCGATGGTTGA